A single region of the Drosophila miranda strain MSH22 chromosome 2, D.miranda_PacBio2.1, whole genome shotgun sequence genome encodes:
- the LOC108155844 gene encoding uncharacterized protein LOC108155844 isoform X4, with protein MVYKSFSKAQNSKLTMNAIKFENQRVQYKRLYQETQLNSESSKLLVLPAANLGETLRLIPGAHEYFNISDELERLGDPGNNGGEGEDGDDQADEENEEEAAPNEEDGDEINDETEEEDDDEDDEDENEEESYEELRRHYIDGLRLNPCPVCSRLDMLAQLQPLIGSRLPIVVTQRTHPTFEIGHFERYYVSGHEPLIGSDPAYQLWTRMRRAGYSTDQWPESTSQFGRMQMLPATPNPANPRRDAYIQTGAFGREIVYPPNGEVNRWNFYSPRGELTSTEYSPMVEYQRSDPNTENPPRNRFDYSGYRVGDTFLYSPPIPGSNLPASHQPDSVRSSNALQSYPSHREASAFAIVDPNNANPPRNRFDYSGYRVGDTFLYSPPIPGSNQPASHQPDSVRSSNALQSYPSHREASAFAIVDPNNANPPRNRFDYSGYRVGDTFLYSPPIPGSNQPASHQPNSVRSSNALQSYPSHREASAFAIVDPNNANPPRNRFDYSGYRVGDTFLYSPSIPGSYQPAPFRSDFVRNALQSDPSYREARTRTSCICHHRNCPQFGAQFEAARPRRVLSSRQFNTYTPSGRLVPQSWYHALQHAALLRLLQFNTYTPSGRLVPQSWYHALQHAALLRTTPREQSANQYSPIRQDVARPHLHGPYEPLLAHRLANAVEYGLCTAEDDDDGQTTLLMNDVLDQIVRLRPELMEQPNDDNNEPINPLDEREANIREEQKMLWEVCKSRRNDK; from the exons ATGGTATATAAAAGTTTTTCAAAGGCTCAAAACTCAAAATT GACAATGAATGCAATAAAGTTTGAAAATCAACGGGTGCAGTACAAGCGCTTATACCAGGAGACGCAGTTAAATTCTGAGTCATCAAAGCTACTGGTGCTACCGGCAGCAAACttgggcgaaactttgagGCTAATTCCAGGCGCACACGAATATTTCAATATTTCTGACGAACTTGAACGCCTTGGTGATCCAGGGAACAATGGTGGAGAAGGAGAGGACGGGGACGACCAGGCTGACGAAGAAAACGAAGAAGAAGCAGCTCCGAATGAAGAAGATGGCGACGAGATTAACGACGAAAcagaagaagaagacgatGACGAAGATGACGAGGACGAAAATGAGGAGGAAAGCTATGAA GAACTTCGTCGTCACTATATCGACGGGCTACGACTCAACCCCTGTCCGGTCTGCTCCAGATTGGACATGCTGGCGCAACTACAACCACTCATTGGTTCACGTTTACCGATCGTAGTGACTCAGCGTACACATCCAACATTTGAAATTGGACATTTTGAGAGGTATTATGTGAGTGGGCACGAACCTCTCATCGGGAGTGACCCAGCATATCAACTGTGGACTAGAATGCGACGAGCTGGATATTCAACCGATCAGTGGCCAGAGTCGACTAGCCAGTTTGGGAGGATGCAGATGCTGCCAGCAACTCCAAATCCAGCAAATCCACGAAGAGATGCCTATATTCAAACCGGAGCTTTTGGGAGAGAAATAGTATATCCTCCCAACGGGGAGGTGAATCGATGGAATTTTTATAGTCCACGCGGAGAGCTGACTTCAACCGAATATTCGCCGATGGTAGAGTATCAAAGATCGGATCCCAACACAGAAAACCCACCCAGAAATCGCTTTGATTATAGCGGATACAGAGTCGGAGATACTTTTTTATATTCTCCACCAATCCCTGGATCCAATCTGCCAGCATCCCATCAGCCGGATTCCGTGCGATCTTCAA ATGCACTCCAGTCGTATCCATCACACAGAGAGGCGTCTGCTTTCGCCATAGTGGATCCAAACAATGCAAATCCACCCAGAAATCGCTTTGATTATAGCGGATATAGAGTCGGAGATACTTTTTTATATTCTCCACCAATCCCTGGATCCAATCAGCCAGCATCCCATCAGCCGGATTCCGTGCGATCTTCAAATGCACTCCAGTCGTATCCATCACACAGAGAGGCGTCTGCTTTCGCCATAGTGGATCCAAACAATGCAAATCCACCCAGAAACCGCTTTGATTATAGCGGATATAGAGTCGGAGATACTTTTTTATATTCTCCACCAATCCCTGGATCCAATCAGCCAGCATCCCATCAGCCGAATTCCGTGCGATCTTCTAATGCACTCCAGTCGTATCCATCACACAGAGAGGCGTCTGCTTTCGCCATAGTGGATCCAAACAATGCAAATCCACCCAGAAATCGCTTTGATTATAGCGGATATAGAGTCGGAGATACTTTTTTATATTCTCCCTCAATCCCTGGATCTTATCAGCCAGCACCCTTTCGGTCGGATTTCGTGCGAAATGCACTCCAATCGGATCCATCATACAGAGAGGCTCGAACTCGAACTTCATGTATATGCCACCATCGGAATTGTCCTCAATTCGGTGCTCAGTTTGAAGCTGCTAGACCCCGACGTGTATTATCAAGCAGACAGTTTAACACGTATACCCCCTCGGGACGCCTTGTACCTCAATCCTGGTACCATGCCTTGCAACACGCTGCACTGTTGCGGCTGTTGCAGTTTAACACGTATACCCCCTCGGGACGCCTTGTACCTCAATCCTGGTACCATGCCTTGCAACACGCTGCACTGTTGCGGACTACACCTAGAGAGCAGTCGGCAAACCAATATTCACCCATCAGACAGGATGTAGCCCGACCACACTTGCATGGTCCCTATGAGCCGCTGCTGGCCCATCGCCTGGCCAATGCAGTGGAATATGGCCTATGCACTGCtgaagacgacgacgacggtcAGACTACACTGTTGATGAACGACGTCCTAGATCAGATAGTAAGACTGCGACCCGAATTAATGGAACAACCCAACGATGATAACAACGAACCGATTAATCCCTTGGACGAGCGTGAAGCGAATATAAGAGAAGAGCAGAAGATGCTCTGGGAAGTTTGTAAGAGTCGCCGCAATGACAAGTAA
- the LOC108155844 gene encoding uncharacterized protein LOC108155844 isoform X2 translates to MNAIKFENQRVQYKRLYQETQLNSESSKLLVLPAANLGETLRLIPGAHEYFNISDELERLGDPGNNGGEGEDGDDQADEENEEEAAPNEEDGDEINDETEEEDDDEDDEDENEEESYEELRRHYIDGLRLNPCPVCSRLDMLAQLQPLIGSRLPIVVTQRTHPTFEIGHFERYYVSGHEPLIGSDPAYQLWTRMRRAGYSTDQWPESTSQFGRMQMLPATPNPANPRRDAYIQTGAFGREIVYPPNGEVNRWNFYSPRGELTSTEYSPMVEYQRSDPNTENPPRNRFDYSGYRVGDTFLYSPPIPGSNLPASHQPDSVRSSNALQSYPSHREASAFAIVDPNNANPPGNCFDYSGYRVGDTFLYSPPIPGSNQPASHQPDSVRSSNALQSYPSHREASAFAIVDPNNANPPRNRFDYSGYRVGDTFLYSPPIPGSNQPASHQPDSVRSSNALQSYPSHREASAFAIVDPNNANPPRNRFDYSGYRVGDTFLYSPPIPESNQPASHQPNSVRSSNALQSYPSHREASSFAIVDPNNANPPRNRFDYGGLRVGDIFLHSPSIPGSYQPAPFRSDFVRSSNALQSYPSHRQASAFAIVDPNNANPPRNRFDYSGYRVGDTFLYSPPIPGSNQPASHQPDSVRSSNALQSYPSHREASAFAIVDPNNANPPRNRFDYSGYRVGDTFLYSPPIPGSNQPASHQPDSVRSSNALQSYPSHREASAFAIVDPNNANPPRNRFDYSGYRVGDTFLYSPPIPGSNQPASHQPDSVRSSNALQSYPSHREASAFAIVDPNNANPPRNRFDYSGYRVGDTFLYSPPIPGSNQPASHQPNSVRSSNALQSYPSHREASAFAIVDPNNANPPRNRFDYSGYRVGDTFLYSPSIPGSYQPAPFRSDFVRNALQSDPSYREARTRTSCICHHRNCPQFGAQFEAARPRRVLSSRQFNTYTPSGRLVPQSWYHALQHAALLRLLQFNTYTPSGRLVPQSWYHALQHAALLRTTPREQSANQYSPIRQDVARPHLHGPYEPLLAHRLANAVEYGLCTAEDDDDGQTTLLMNDVLDQIVRLRPELMEQPNDDNNEPINPLDEREANIREEQKMLWEVCKSRRNDK, encoded by the exons ATGAATGCAATAAAGTTTGAAAATCAACGGGTGCAGTACAAGCGCTTATACCAGGAGACGCAGTTAAATTCTGAGTCATCAAAGCTACTGGTGCTACCGGCAGCAAACttgggcgaaactttgagGCTAATTCCAGGCGCACACGAATATTTCAATATTTCTGACGAACTTGAACGCCTTGGTGATCCAGGGAACAATGGTGGAGAAGGAGAGGACGGGGACGACCAGGCTGACGAAGAAAACGAAGAAGAAGCAGCTCCGAATGAAGAAGATGGCGACGAGATTAACGACGAAAcagaagaagaagacgatGACGAAGATGACGAGGACGAAAATGAGGAGGAAAGCTATGAA GAACTTCGTCGTCACTATATCGACGGGCTACGACTCAACCCCTGTCCGGTCTGCTCCAGATTGGACATGCTGGCGCAACTACAACCACTCATTGGTTCACGTTTACCGATCGTAGTGACTCAGCGTACACATCCAACATTTGAAATTGGACATTTTGAGAGGTATTATGTGAGTGGGCACGAACCTCTCATCGGGAGTGACCCAGCATATCAACTGTGGACTAGAATGCGACGAGCTGGATATTCAACCGATCAGTGGCCAGAGTCGACTAGCCAGTTTGGGAGGATGCAGATGCTGCCAGCAACTCCAAATCCAGCAAATCCACGAAGAGATGCCTATATTCAAACCGGAGCTTTTGGGAGAGAAATAGTATATCCTCCCAACGGGGAGGTGAATCGATGGAATTTTTATAGTCCACGCGGAGAGCTGACTTCAACCGAATATTCGCCGATGGTAGAGTATCAAAGATCGGATCCCAACACAGAAAACCCACCCAGAAATCGCTTTGATTATAGCGGATACAGAGTCGGAGATACTTTTTTATATTCTCCACCAATCCCTGGATCCAATCTGCCAGCATCCCATCAGCCGGATTCCGTGCGATCTTCAAATGCACTCCAGTCGTATCCATCACACAGAGAGGCGTCTGCTTTCGCCATAGTGGATCCAAACAATGCAAATCCACCCGGAAACTGCTTTGATTATAGCGGATATAGAGTCGGAGATACTTTTTTATATTCTCCACCAATCCCTGGATCCAATCAGCCAGCATCCCATCAGCCGGATTCCGTGCGATCTTCAAATGCACTCCAGTCGTATCCATCACACAGAGAGGCGTCTGCTTTCGCCATAGTGGATCCAAACAATGCAAATCCACCCAGAAATCGCTTTGATTATAGCGGATATAGAGTCGGAGATACTTTTTTATATTCTCCACCAATCCCTGGATCCAATCAGCCAGCATCCCATCAGCCGGATTCCGTGCGATCTTCAAATGCACTCCAGTCGTATCCATCACACAGAGAGGCGTCTGCTTTCGCCATAGTGGATCCAAACAATGCAAATCCACCCAGAAACCGCTTTGATTATAGCGGATATAGAGTCGGAGATACTTTTTTATATTCTCCACCAATCCCTGAATCCAATCAGCCAGCATCCCATCAGCCGAATTCCGTGCGATCTTCAAATGCACTCCAATCGTATCCATCACACAGAGAGGCGTCTTCTTTCGCCATAGTGGATCCAAACAATGCAAATCCACCCAGAAACCGCTTTGATTATGGCGGACTTAGAGTCGGAGATATTTTCTTACATTCTCCCTCAATCCCTGGATCTTATCAGCCAGCACCCTTTCGGTCGGATTTCGTGCGATCTTCAAATGCACTCCAGTCGTATCCATCACACAGACAGGCGTCTGCTTTTGCCATAGTGGATCCAAACAATGCAAATCCACCCAGAAATCGCTTTGATTATAGCGGATATAGAGTCGGAGATACTTTTTTATATTCTCCACCAATCCCTGGATCCAATCAGCCAGCATCCCATCAGCCGGATTCCGTGCGATCTTCAAATGCACTCCAGTCGTATCCATCACACAGAGAGGCGTCTGCTTTCGCCATAGTGGATCCAAACAATGCAAATCCACCCAGAAACCGCTTTGATTATAGCGGATATAGAGTCGGAGATACTTTTTTATATTCTCCACCAATCCCTGGATCCAATCAGCCAGCATCCCATCAGCCGGATTCCGTGCGATCTTCAA ATGCACTCCAGTCGTATCCATCACACAGAGAGGCGTCTGCTTTCGCCATAGTGGATCCAAACAATGCAAATCCACCCAGAAATCGCTTTGATTATAGCGGATATAGAGTCGGAGATACTTTTTTATATTCTCCACCAATCCCTGGATCCAATCAGCCAGCATCCCATCAGCCGGATTCCGTGCGATCTTCAAATGCACTCCAGTCGTATCCATCACACAGAGAGGCGTCTGCTTTCGCCATAGTGGATCCAAACAATGCAAATCCACCCAGAAACCGCTTTGATTATAGCGGATATAGAGTCGGAGATACTTTTTTATATTCTCCACCAATCCCTGGATCCAATCAGCCAGCATCCCATCAGCCGAATTCCGTGCGATCTTCTAATGCACTCCAGTCGTATCCATCACACAGAGAGGCGTCTGCTTTCGCCATAGTGGATCCAAACAATGCAAATCCACCCAGAAATCGCTTTGATTATAGCGGATATAGAGTCGGAGATACTTTTTTATATTCTCCCTCAATCCCTGGATCTTATCAGCCAGCACCCTTTCGGTCGGATTTCGTGCGAAATGCACTCCAATCGGATCCATCATACAGAGAGGCTCGAACTCGAACTTCATGTATATGCCACCATCGGAATTGTCCTCAATTCGGTGCTCAGTTTGAAGCTGCTAGACCCCGACGTGTATTATCAAGCAGACAGTTTAACACGTATACCCCCTCGGGACGCCTTGTACCTCAATCCTGGTACCATGCCTTGCAACACGCTGCACTGTTGCGGCTGTTGCAGTTTAACACGTATACCCCCTCGGGACGCCTTGTACCTCAATCCTGGTACCATGCCTTGCAACACGCTGCACTGTTGCGGACTACACCTAGAGAGCAGTCGGCAAACCAATATTCACCCATCAGACAGGATGTAGCCCGACCACACTTGCATGGTCCCTATGAGCCGCTGCTGGCCCATCGCCTGGCCAATGCAGTGGAATATGGCCTATGCACTGCtgaagacgacgacgacggtcAGACTACACTGTTGATGAACGACGTCCTAGATCAGATAGTAAGACTGCGACCCGAATTAATGGAACAACCCAACGATGATAACAACGAACCGATTAATCCCTTGGACGAGCGTGAAGCGAATATAAGAGAAGAGCAGAAGATGCTCTGGGAAGTTTGTAAGAGTCGCCGCAATGACAAGTAA
- the LOC108155844 gene encoding uncharacterized protein LOC108155844 isoform X1, which translates to MVYKSFSKAQNSKLTMNAIKFENQRVQYKRLYQETQLNSESSKLLVLPAANLGETLRLIPGAHEYFNISDELERLGDPGNNGGEGEDGDDQADEENEEEAAPNEEDGDEINDETEEEDDDEDDEDENEEESYEELRRHYIDGLRLNPCPVCSRLDMLAQLQPLIGSRLPIVVTQRTHPTFEIGHFERYYVSGHEPLIGSDPAYQLWTRMRRAGYSTDQWPESTSQFGRMQMLPATPNPANPRRDAYIQTGAFGREIVYPPNGEVNRWNFYSPRGELTSTEYSPMVEYQRSDPNTENPPRNRFDYSGYRVGDTFLYSPPIPGSNLPASHQPDSVRSSNALQSYPSHREASAFAIVDPNNANPPGNCFDYSGYRVGDTFLYSPPIPGSNQPASHQPDSVRSSNALQSYPSHREASAFAIVDPNNANPPRNRFDYSGYRVGDTFLYSPPIPGSNQPASHQPDSVRSSNALQSYPSHREASAFAIVDPNNANPPRNRFDYSGYRVGDTFLYSPPIPESNQPASHQPNSVRSSNALQSYPSHREASSFAIVDPNNANPPRNRFDYGGLRVGDIFLHSPSIPGSYQPAPFRSDFVRSSNALQSYPSHRQASAFAIVDPNNANPPRNRFDYSGYRVGDTFLYSPPIPGSNQPASHQPDSVRSSNALQSYPSHREASAFAIVDPNNANPPRNRFDYSGYRVGDTFLYSPPIPGSNQPASHQPDSVRSSNALQSYPSHREASAFAIVDPNNANPPRNRFDYSGYRVGDTFLYSPPIPGSNQPASHQPDSVRSSNALQSYPSHREASAFAIVDPNNANPPRNRFDYSGYRVGDTFLYSPPIPGSNQPASHQPNSVRSSNALQSYPSHREASAFAIVDPNNANPPRNRFDYSGYRVGDTFLYSPSIPGSYQPAPFRSDFVRNALQSDPSYREARTRTSCICHHRNCPQFGAQFEAARPRRVLSSRQFNTYTPSGRLVPQSWYHALQHAALLRLLQFNTYTPSGRLVPQSWYHALQHAALLRTTPREQSANQYSPIRQDVARPHLHGPYEPLLAHRLANAVEYGLCTAEDDDDGQTTLLMNDVLDQIVRLRPELMEQPNDDNNEPINPLDEREANIREEQKMLWEVCKSRRNDK; encoded by the exons ATGGTATATAAAAGTTTTTCAAAGGCTCAAAACTCAAAATT GACAATGAATGCAATAAAGTTTGAAAATCAACGGGTGCAGTACAAGCGCTTATACCAGGAGACGCAGTTAAATTCTGAGTCATCAAAGCTACTGGTGCTACCGGCAGCAAACttgggcgaaactttgagGCTAATTCCAGGCGCACACGAATATTTCAATATTTCTGACGAACTTGAACGCCTTGGTGATCCAGGGAACAATGGTGGAGAAGGAGAGGACGGGGACGACCAGGCTGACGAAGAAAACGAAGAAGAAGCAGCTCCGAATGAAGAAGATGGCGACGAGATTAACGACGAAAcagaagaagaagacgatGACGAAGATGACGAGGACGAAAATGAGGAGGAAAGCTATGAA GAACTTCGTCGTCACTATATCGACGGGCTACGACTCAACCCCTGTCCGGTCTGCTCCAGATTGGACATGCTGGCGCAACTACAACCACTCATTGGTTCACGTTTACCGATCGTAGTGACTCAGCGTACACATCCAACATTTGAAATTGGACATTTTGAGAGGTATTATGTGAGTGGGCACGAACCTCTCATCGGGAGTGACCCAGCATATCAACTGTGGACTAGAATGCGACGAGCTGGATATTCAACCGATCAGTGGCCAGAGTCGACTAGCCAGTTTGGGAGGATGCAGATGCTGCCAGCAACTCCAAATCCAGCAAATCCACGAAGAGATGCCTATATTCAAACCGGAGCTTTTGGGAGAGAAATAGTATATCCTCCCAACGGGGAGGTGAATCGATGGAATTTTTATAGTCCACGCGGAGAGCTGACTTCAACCGAATATTCGCCGATGGTAGAGTATCAAAGATCGGATCCCAACACAGAAAACCCACCCAGAAATCGCTTTGATTATAGCGGATACAGAGTCGGAGATACTTTTTTATATTCTCCACCAATCCCTGGATCCAATCTGCCAGCATCCCATCAGCCGGATTCCGTGCGATCTTCAAATGCACTCCAGTCGTATCCATCACACAGAGAGGCGTCTGCTTTCGCCATAGTGGATCCAAACAATGCAAATCCACCCGGAAACTGCTTTGATTATAGCGGATATAGAGTCGGAGATACTTTTTTATATTCTCCACCAATCCCTGGATCCAATCAGCCAGCATCCCATCAGCCGGATTCCGTGCGATCTTCAAATGCACTCCAGTCGTATCCATCACACAGAGAGGCGTCTGCTTTCGCCATAGTGGATCCAAACAATGCAAATCCACCCAGAAATCGCTTTGATTATAGCGGATATAGAGTCGGAGATACTTTTTTATATTCTCCACCAATCCCTGGATCCAATCAGCCAGCATCCCATCAGCCGGATTCCGTGCGATCTTCAAATGCACTCCAGTCGTATCCATCACACAGAGAGGCGTCTGCTTTCGCCATAGTGGATCCAAACAATGCAAATCCACCCAGAAACCGCTTTGATTATAGCGGATATAGAGTCGGAGATACTTTTTTATATTCTCCACCAATCCCTGAATCCAATCAGCCAGCATCCCATCAGCCGAATTCCGTGCGATCTTCAAATGCACTCCAATCGTATCCATCACACAGAGAGGCGTCTTCTTTCGCCATAGTGGATCCAAACAATGCAAATCCACCCAGAAACCGCTTTGATTATGGCGGACTTAGAGTCGGAGATATTTTCTTACATTCTCCCTCAATCCCTGGATCTTATCAGCCAGCACCCTTTCGGTCGGATTTCGTGCGATCTTCAAATGCACTCCAGTCGTATCCATCACACAGACAGGCGTCTGCTTTTGCCATAGTGGATCCAAACAATGCAAATCCACCCAGAAATCGCTTTGATTATAGCGGATATAGAGTCGGAGATACTTTTTTATATTCTCCACCAATCCCTGGATCCAATCAGCCAGCATCCCATCAGCCGGATTCCGTGCGATCTTCAAATGCACTCCAGTCGTATCCATCACACAGAGAGGCGTCTGCTTTCGCCATAGTGGATCCAAACAATGCAAATCCACCCAGAAACCGCTTTGATTATAGCGGATATAGAGTCGGAGATACTTTTTTATATTCTCCACCAATCCCTGGATCCAATCAGCCAGCATCCCATCAGCCGGATTCCGTGCGATCTTCAA ATGCACTCCAGTCGTATCCATCACACAGAGAGGCGTCTGCTTTCGCCATAGTGGATCCAAACAATGCAAATCCACCCAGAAATCGCTTTGATTATAGCGGATATAGAGTCGGAGATACTTTTTTATATTCTCCACCAATCCCTGGATCCAATCAGCCAGCATCCCATCAGCCGGATTCCGTGCGATCTTCAAATGCACTCCAGTCGTATCCATCACACAGAGAGGCGTCTGCTTTCGCCATAGTGGATCCAAACAATGCAAATCCACCCAGAAACCGCTTTGATTATAGCGGATATAGAGTCGGAGATACTTTTTTATATTCTCCACCAATCCCTGGATCCAATCAGCCAGCATCCCATCAGCCGAATTCCGTGCGATCTTCTAATGCACTCCAGTCGTATCCATCACACAGAGAGGCGTCTGCTTTCGCCATAGTGGATCCAAACAATGCAAATCCACCCAGAAATCGCTTTGATTATAGCGGATATAGAGTCGGAGATACTTTTTTATATTCTCCCTCAATCCCTGGATCTTATCAGCCAGCACCCTTTCGGTCGGATTTCGTGCGAAATGCACTCCAATCGGATCCATCATACAGAGAGGCTCGAACTCGAACTTCATGTATATGCCACCATCGGAATTGTCCTCAATTCGGTGCTCAGTTTGAAGCTGCTAGACCCCGACGTGTATTATCAAGCAGACAGTTTAACACGTATACCCCCTCGGGACGCCTTGTACCTCAATCCTGGTACCATGCCTTGCAACACGCTGCACTGTTGCGGCTGTTGCAGTTTAACACGTATACCCCCTCGGGACGCCTTGTACCTCAATCCTGGTACCATGCCTTGCAACACGCTGCACTGTTGCGGACTACACCTAGAGAGCAGTCGGCAAACCAATATTCACCCATCAGACAGGATGTAGCCCGACCACACTTGCATGGTCCCTATGAGCCGCTGCTGGCCCATCGCCTGGCCAATGCAGTGGAATATGGCCTATGCACTGCtgaagacgacgacgacggtcAGACTACACTGTTGATGAACGACGTCCTAGATCAGATAGTAAGACTGCGACCCGAATTAATGGAACAACCCAACGATGATAACAACGAACCGATTAATCCCTTGGACGAGCGTGAAGCGAATATAAGAGAAGAGCAGAAGATGCTCTGGGAAGTTTGTAAGAGTCGCCGCAATGACAAGTAA